The Huiozyma naganishii CBS 8797 chromosome 6, complete genome genome includes a window with the following:
- the MIY3 gene encoding Miy3p (similar to Saccharomyces cerevisiae YGL082W and YPL191C; ancestral locus Anc_6.195), whose product MVSTFGIRRVQISGIEHSVLLQEQNTDQTSSALVSLANVLLMSPGLARISQPLTELVGGKSDVSLGELVNVLARMGVQQNNTIGLEQLEQVLTQLSDDSGAEMKVDPKFIGSFEDGMEMSVFRLYNVGLVHGWIIDAEADPVAYKHVSQYSYESAQGALVQSYDIQKGTVQVADANAIVEDANYLKAFLARSATQLTDYGLHHLKEVMVEKSYAVLYRNEQFYTLHKSNGELFLLVTDTAYRNNSDIVWKSLTSVSGTQDSYYTGTFSRVDGGVAQKTLQNDATAISNVVSNPFGDNRGRNNKTVNAGQNADFVEGDEELARRLQQQEDEEYANAVANSNREHAAARHEQSPDSSFKEKSKSKRGRFFSKKKLTGKKYNGDSRCVLM is encoded by the coding sequence ATGGTTAGTACGTTTGGAATTAGAAGGGTACAAATCAGTGGGATTGAGCACTCGGTCTTGTTGCAGGAGCAAAATACTGATCAGACGTCCAGTGCACTGGTTAGTCTTGCCAATGTCCTGCTTATGTCACCTGGCTTGGCTAGAATTTCACAGCCACTAACTGAGTTAGTTGGTGGTAAGTCTGACGTTTCTCTTGGCGAATTGGTGAATGTGCTGGCCCGCATGGGGGTGCAGCAGAACAATACGATCGGTTTAGAGCAATTGGAGCAGGTGCTGACCCAATTATCGGATGACAGTGGGGCTGAAATGAAGGTAGACCCGAAGTTTATTGGGTCCTTTGAAGATGGGATGGAGATGTCCGTTTTCAGACTATACAATGTTGGGTTGGTCCATGGCTGGATCATTGATGCAGAGGCAGACCCCGTTGCCTACAAACACGTCTCCCAGTATTCTTATGAGTCTGCTCAGGGGGCGCTCGTGCAGTCATACGACATTCAAAAAGGCACCGTGCAAGTCGCAGATGCAAATGCAATTGTAGAAGATGCTAACTACCTAAAGGCTTTTTTGGCACGGTCTGCAACGCAGCTAACCGATTACGGGCTACACCACTTGAAAGAGGTCATGGTTGAGAAATCGTATGCGGTTTTGTACAGAAACGAGCAGTTCTACACTCTGCATAAAAGTAACGGTGAACTGTTCTTACTGGTAACGGATACAGCGTACAGGAACAACTCCGATATCGTTTGGAAATCGCTGACTTCTGTGAGTGGGACTCAAGATTCTTACTACACCGGTACATTTTCCCGGGTGGATGGTGGTGTAGCGCAGAAAACCCTTCAAAATGATGCTACTGCCATTTCCAACGTTGTTTCGAACCCGTTCGGTGACAACCGTGGTAGGAACAACAAAACTGTAAACGCTGGACAGAATGCCGATTTCGTGGAGGGAGATGAAGAGCTTGCAAGAAGACTACAACAGcaagaagacgaggaaTATGCCAATGCAGTTGCtaacagcaacagagaaCACGCGGCAGCCAGACACGAACAAAGCCCTGATTCTTCGTTTAAGGAAAAGAGCAAGAGTAAGCGTGGGAGattcttctccaaaaagAAGCTTACTGGTAAGAAATACAACGGAGACAGCAGGTGTGTACTGATGTAA
- the SCY1 gene encoding Scy1p (similar to Saccharomyces cerevisiae SCY1 (YGL083W); ancestral locus Anc_6.191) — protein MVFWTSKSGISSKYSLSSSPTFAAEPWSVYTGRPKSSSSNSASNSKVSVFIFDKKQYEHYLLTYGIIRSKSSSSDKQLLQEGYEILRNQVSNLAKLKHPNILTLVEPLEEHSKNFMFVTEYVTGSLETFFKGEEEDEEDFLQGHIKNDIVIQRGILQMITGLDFIHNIAKSVHLDIQPKSVFINGNSDWKISGLGHLVKLPEGSDTKEYLFSQYDPRTPAFMMLNLDFAAPEIVFENLLTCKNDYFSLGLLINFLYNGQNVALKTENSISQYKSEYTSFERKVNSRSWDSVFLKVPPKLRPCIPKLMNRDLYARYDNITDILESDFFNDPLVKTLNFLDELPAKSNEERLVFLDGLAELLPQFPTALLQRKFLPILADLLELLCQDKTPDARCISKDLNILIKIGRTLSQLTFQERLYPLITNKKNFIILLETSALTLIENLPVLKEKVKNSNFIEHILSPLLKYVFEGCTDENVIVLQEQLLGQISLILESYDFPAIKNFIVPLLSKLFTKTTSLTVKISCVSCFTKMVEQKAIDAYICAEEILPIFKTMKTRDARILFKALQLFERVPQLITDEVVLVESLLPLLWSYSMSSTLNKAQYSQFVNVINTLSTDIQKKHTSRLNEGSLEPGDTPNAFKKIIEGQPTAKKVDPENEASKNVSIPVIQPIKKTTPSGNGNGNGSSILTPQDKRTTSSPMTQRRGAVNSPSASYNSVGRGGANGNTSPNVSARRLQSPPMAQSRTVPQNDGDTFSKFMASSPSAASLAPRGQQTAPSNATSKTKLDVHSPMSPSKQQTGSTLPPGFSISLQPSRKDSTPNSSSNNSISNGALDSLI, from the coding sequence ATGGTGTTCTGGACTTCCAAATCAGGGATTTCATCCAAGTACAGTCTCTCATCTTCGCCGACGTTTGCTGCGGAGCCGTGGAGTGTTTACACGGGCAGGCCCAAATCCTCCAGCTCTAATTCGGCGTCTAACTCGAAGGTGTCGGTCTTTATatttgacaagaaacaaTATGAACACTACCTGCTTACTTATGGGATTATCAGGTCTAAGTCATCTTCAAGTGATAAGCAATTGCTACAGGAAGGGTACGAAATCTTAAGGAATCAAGTCAGCAATCTAGCAAAGTTGAAGCACCCTAATATTTTAACCTTGGTCGAGCCTCTGGAGGAGCACAGTAAGAACTTTATGTTTGTCACTGAGTACGTGACTGGGTCGTTGGAAacgttcttcaaaggtgaggaggaggatgaggaggattTTTTGCAAGGTCATATTAAGAATGATATCGTTATTCAGAGAGGTATACTACAAATGATCACGGGTTTGGATTTTATCCATAATATAGCAAAATCGGTACATCTTGATATTCAACCTAAATCAGTGTTCATCAACGGCAATTCTGATTGGAAGATATCTGGACTGGGCCACTTGGTGAAACTACCAGAAGGTTCAGATACTAAGGAATATCTTTTTTCTCAGTATGACCCAAGGACTCCGGCTTTCATGATGCTGAATCTCGACTTTGCAGCTCCAGAAATAGTGTTTGAAAACTTGTTGACATGTAAAAATGATTACTTCTCCTTAGGGTTATTGATAAATTTCTTATACAATGGCCAAAATGTAGCTTTGAAGACGGAAAACTCGATAAGTCAATACAAGTCTGAATACACTTCTTTTGAAAGGAAAGTGAACAGTCGTTCTTGGGATAGcgtctttttgaaagttccACCGAAGTTGAGGCCATGCATCCCCAAGCTAATGAACAGGGATCTGTATGCGCGTTATGATAACATAACAGATATTCTGGAAAGTGACTTTTTTAATGATCCCTTGGTTAAGACTCTGAATTTCCTGGACGAGCTGCCAGCAAAATCAAACGAGGAAAGACTAGTGTTTTTGGATGGTTTGGCTGAGTTACTACCCCAATTTCCTACAGCATtacttcaaagaaaatttttgcCAATATTAGCGGACCTATTAGAGCTACTGTGCCAGGATAAGACACCAGATGCTCGTTGTATCTCCAAAGATCTCAACattttgataaaaataGGAAGGACACTGTCTCAGTTAACTTTCCAAGAGAGACTGTATCCCTTGATCacgaacaaaaaaaatttcattaTTCTGTTAGAGACTTCTGCTTTGACACTAATTGAAAATTTGCCGGTACTGAAGGAGAAAGTCAAAAACTCCAATTTCATTGAACACATCCTGAGCCCGCTACTAAAATACGTTTTCGAAGGTTGTACCGATGAAAATGTCATTgttctacaagaacaatTACTGGGCCAGATATCGTTAATACTGGAAAGTTATGATTTCCCAGCTATCAAAAACTTTATCGTACCTTTACTATCGAAACTGTTTACAAAAACGACCAGTCTTACTGTGAAGATTAGCTGTGTCTCTTGTTTCACTAAAATGGTTGAACAGAAAGCTATTGATGCGTACATATGTGCGGAAGAGATACTCCCCATTTTTAAAACGATGAAGACAAGAGACGCCAGAATTTTATTCAAAGCATTACAACTGTTCGAGAGGGTACCACAACTGATAACTGACGAGGTCGTTTTAGTGGAGAGTCTGCTACCTCTTTTGTGGAGCTACTCTATGTCATCGACCCTGAATAAAGCACAATATTCCCAGTTCGTCAACGTCATCAACACTCTGTCTACTGACATACAGAAAAAACATACTTCGAGACTGAACGAGGGAAGCCTAGAACCTGGCGACACTCCTAACgctttcaagaaaataatAGAGGGACAGCCCACAGCCAAGAAGGTAGATCCTGAAAATGAAGCCAGTAAAAACGTTTCAATTCCTGTCATCCAACCGATCAAGAAGACTACACCATCTGGGAACGGGAACGGGAACGGCTCCTCTATTTTGACACCGCAAGACAAGAGGACAACTTCGTCACCGATGACGCAACGGAGAGGTGCTGTAAACTCACCTTCCGCATCCTATAACTCTGTTGGGAGAGGCGGTGCCAACGGCAATACATCGCCGAATGTGTCAGCGCGGAGGCTACAGAGTCCGCCAATGGCCCAGTCGAGAACGGTTCCTCAAAACGATGGAGATACTTTCTCTAAATTCATGGCATCATCCCCAAGTGCAGCATCACTGGCACCCAGAGGACAACAAACTGCACCCTCAAATGCTACCTCGAAGACAAAATTAGACGTGCATTCACCGATGTCTCCAAGCAAACAGCAAACGGGCAGCACATTGCCTCCTGGGTTTTCCATCTCGTTGCAACCCAGCAGGAAGGACTCCACGCCGAATTCCTCCTCCAACAATAGTATATCCAATGGTGCATTGGATTCATTGATCTAA
- the KNAG0F02090 gene encoding uncharacterized protein (ancestral locus Anc_6.194) has translation MALTLRKKVPAVFVSCLFFLLFVALPFSFQRFPSIYPLKVRGHKIKPAADPINATNYHQYIRNIDLANSSFVFNSIFAALRQSASDLFPAGLTYFGGIVPKGTLLYRTGKNEIPKSYEWLAFDSEFSYSFGIRYPSYGRNSSRHWGPLGGPPPKEHLSKGPPKRRHMMEDTNQFFTFRTTRDLDRIIYFDGASAAKSETGEMDTQKLLSDVIGDKLNLTNSTGDDSGVGLERLYAERICQWGKPLGLDGYVRVEVGFELVLCDFLDGSVEVVSNISVKAPNEALGIAPPANKSSEAGWPIAPDGSFLEDQLTPEQKAVLDKEDEWQHLIKKYSSMQGFDWLLAGARHDTGEPKVVLDYRYMVTGINRTEMKTSPFQRRLLNERLTYDDQLQIVDELERSLSKPFDPSQSVEWKLHIEEIMTKFGPMLKMIQNILTAEADLTEKEMAVEVTRYTFNFILRFTDSADSDINTGKRDAIFQYIQSGRPLQTESDYLIWSSIANIVTAVVDTLYSIHQQLLPQVVSPVGENVYRREALHQALNQSRAEITKLLDTLQWAPLTYQCDRKCEWDEICYTPSWGPSPLPWISPTSKTNTSFTYFDANLGRQVVREPLQCVKVDHITK, from the coding sequence ATGGCACTCACTTTAAGAAAGAAAGTGCCGGCCGTTTTCGTTAGttgtctcttctttttactATTTGTCGCACTGCCTTTTAGTTTCCAAAGGTTTCCAAGTATTTACCCTTTGAAGGTCAGAGGACACAAGATCAAGCCAGCAGCAGACCCTATCAATGCCACCAACTATCACCAATATATCAGGAACATCGATTTGGCAAATAGCTCTTTTGTCTTCAATTCTATATTTGCTGCATTGAGACAATCGGCTTCTGATCTATTCCCTGCTGGACTTACATACTTTGGAGGTATTGTCCCCAAAGGAACTTTACTTTACAGGACAGGGAAAAACGAGATCCCCAAGTCCTACGAGTGGTTGGCCTTTGACTCTGAATTCAGTTACTCCTTTGGAATTCGGTATCCGTCGTATGGTAGGAACTCGTCGAGGCATTGGGGACCACTTGGGGGGCCTCCGCCCAAGGAACACTTATCAAAGGGGCCTCCGAAGAGGAGACACATGATGGAGGACACAAACCAATTTTTCACCTTCAGAACAACGAGAGATCTGGATCGGATCATATACTTTGACGGGGCCTCCGCAGCCAAATCTGAAACGGGGGAGATGGATACGCAGAAATTGCTTAGCGATGTGATAGGGGATAAGCTAAACTTGACGAATTCGACGGGAGATGATTCCGGTGTAGGGCTCGAAAGACTATACGCGGAGAGAATATGTCAATGGGGGAAACCGCTAGGTTTAGATGGTTATGTAAGAGTGGAAGTTGGGTTTGAGCTTGTTCTGTGCGATTTTTTGGACGGTAGCGTAGAGGTTGTATCCAATATTTCAGTTAAGGCACCCAACGAGGCCTTAGGAATTGCACCACCTGCAAATAAAAGTAGCGAAGCAGGGTGGCCAATTGCTCCTGATGGATCCTTCCTCGAGGATCAGCTTACTCCCGAACAAAAAGCTGTTCTGGATAAAGAAGACGAGTGGCAGCACCTGATAAAAAAGTATAGTTCGATGCAGGGATTTGACTGGTTGCTTGCTGGTGCCAGGCATGATACCGGTGAGCCAAAAGTAGTGCTAGATTATAGATATATGGTTACAGGTATCAACAGGACAGAAATGAAGACGAGTCCGTTCCAAAGAAGGCTTCTAAACGAACGGTTGACGTACGATGATCAATTGCAAATTGTTGATGAGTTAGAACGGTCTCTCTCCAAACCGTTTGATCCATCACAATCAGTAGAATGGAAGCTGCATATAGAGGAGATAATGACCAAATTCGGCCCCATGCTTAAAATGATACAAAATATATTGACCGCAGAAGCTGATCTAACAGAGAAGGAGATGGCCGTTGAGGTTACTCGATACACTTTCAATTTTATCCTACGGTTTACAGACTCCGCCGATTCAGACATCAATACGGGCAAGAGGGATGCTATTTTCCAATACATACAATCTGGGAGGCCATTGCAAACAGAGTCCGACTACTTGATCTGGTCCTCAATTGCCAATATCGTTACTGCAGTGGTTGATACTCTGTACTCGATCCATCAACAACTCTTACCACAGGTAGTGTCTCCAGTTGGTGAAAATGTGTATCGGCGAGAGGCCCTTCACCAAGCCCTGAATCAATCTCGGGCGGAAATCACCAAACTTTTGGATACTCTGCAATGGGCACCGCTAACTTACCAATGCGACCGCAAGTGTGAGTGGGATGAAATATGCTATACACCTTCATGGGGCCCGTCTCCGTTACCCTGGATCTCCCCGACTTCAAAGACCAACACCTCCTTCACATACTTTGATGCAAACTTGGGGAGACAGGTCGTGCGGGAACCGCTACAGTGTGTCAAAGTGGACCACATCACTAAATAA